In Sodalis ligni, a single genomic region encodes these proteins:
- a CDS encoding 2-oxoacid:acceptor oxidoreductase family protein, with translation MKNNKVKYPGIPSVIHGNGAVAYIMNHVCGGVIGYPITPSTEIAEIFEAARAEGGVNVWGKHPFFFSPEGEHSAQSGALGAALTGGQYISNASSSQGILYAMESHYVTVGKKVGGFVLQVAARVVSKHSLNVMAGHDDVYALLPSGYTILFGANPQEAADLAAIAYRVSSLSLIPVANAMDGFSTSHMLCEALLPEPALLAEYLGDPAGRIKAPTAAQEMLYGAKGRVFQLKAYLSRHQADIAADERTMLQSYLELHAESIEQDLQGFLMAPTLDWLPAELHAPWRRQWLNAFERGTRQRVPALIDVNNPGLTGGVQNQPDFQAGSADHRTHFASDVPALVRQAMAEYGELTGRRYQPVQTFMCEDAEDVMVALGSVTDDIEAVVAYLRRQGQKVGLVAVKLLQPFPEAEVVAALRGKRAVTVLERSDQTELTVRVTRALFQARENADGVRHAGIPALQSMPTLTTAIFGLGGHDLQPRHLIAAFKNMSDGQGAPLIYLGSQFFSPTPSPYLDKLQARLKGAYPETERMALNTGPNPNLLPEGAFRIRFHSVGGYGTIATGKLLTDILAGALDMHSKSAPKYGSEKSGAPTNYYITLSPEPVKITNAELEDVEIVISPDHKVFSHTNPLRGLTSGGTFIMQSNLAPEEVWRELPASARKTLRDKAIRFLIIDAFAVAKKHAPTPELETRMMGIAFIGAVVGHVERVSAGSSAAAILAKIRQQIGKKFGAKGGAVVEGNMAVIHDGIAATQSVDYASAEFADADGQRLSANPYGLSLSADGEHSAQTSVLNGLFDHDYYEETVARPFREGTIGEAPVLPGAGLFMPAGTASAKDKGLFRRSVPEFHAEACTGCMECALVCPDAAIPNSVHDIHELLLEGIRRLGLAESRREAMAAHLYPLADAVRETYRQSKTPRPFHEVVADAAAGLVIDAAALRTDFAKLADVLAAYPVARTRPFFDAAEKNGTGGGLYAAVIDPWKCTGCLECISVCGPGALSERSQDAPLQQTLQARFEFMTTLPKTPARFYADALKPDGDIKRLLLDPGNYYATTGGHGGCRGCGEVTAIRLVVSANHAVTHKRQQDHRRELEDLISRLNEKRSALPAIEEIRRERLDGLIGTLEKRLYLYEGGPGGNGPAGAGIANSTGLRSGYASTFPYTCYNDPWVNSLFQDAQPLAKGMFEGLAAQSVNDIRALRLARLELADQYLPEQHDAALRYLDWTGFTADELALLPTVMTIGGDGATYDIGFGALSRILTSGTPLKVVVLNTGVYSNTGGQASTSSFIGQDADLARIGKAQGGKHEARKELGLIASFHPDVFVCSSTTALPGHFLKNTLEFLRYSGGPAVMDIYTPCQSEHGITDAAAARHGRLAVESRMNPVFVHDTRRGASLHEWFSLEGNPDTDKDWAGTTLEYLDENGGLQLLNMALTPAVFALGENRFRKQFHAIDNTDGRSTVAVEDYIDLPPDERAQSIAFVYSVDANRHLIKLGVSPSLIELVEERRKYWRMLQYLAGQHAGKMAAEHDAAISALQSQYEASLRQQDTAMDVIARAMSRLATSSKAPAAGAGTIPISMVDDASSPGASPAAAAGGEVPVTLSPEDQEKCTNCKTCYQDLPEIFERTLVAFNGESREVAHMIPGVLERITITPELKRRIERVAANCDAEIIQ, from the coding sequence ATGAAAAACAATAAAGTGAAATATCCAGGCATTCCCAGTGTGATTCATGGCAATGGTGCTGTTGCCTATATCATGAATCACGTTTGTGGCGGCGTTATCGGTTATCCCATAACCCCGTCGACGGAAATTGCAGAGATTTTCGAAGCCGCCCGCGCAGAGGGCGGCGTCAACGTCTGGGGCAAGCATCCGTTTTTCTTCAGCCCGGAAGGGGAGCATTCGGCCCAGAGCGGTGCGCTCGGGGCGGCATTGACCGGCGGGCAATACATCTCGAACGCCTCGTCAAGCCAAGGCATTCTTTATGCGATGGAATCCCACTACGTCACGGTGGGCAAGAAGGTGGGAGGTTTTGTACTGCAGGTGGCGGCGCGGGTGGTGTCAAAACATTCGTTAAACGTGATGGCCGGCCATGATGATGTCTACGCGCTGCTCCCGTCCGGATACACTATCCTTTTCGGCGCGAATCCCCAGGAAGCGGCGGATCTGGCGGCCATAGCCTACCGGGTCTCTTCACTGTCCCTCATTCCGGTCGCCAACGCCATGGACGGATTTTCCACCAGCCATATGCTGTGCGAAGCGCTGCTGCCGGAGCCGGCGCTGTTGGCGGAATATCTGGGGGACCCGGCCGGGCGCATCAAGGCGCCGACCGCGGCGCAGGAGATGCTCTATGGCGCCAAAGGCCGCGTATTTCAGCTTAAAGCGTACCTCTCCCGTCACCAGGCGGACATTGCCGCCGATGAGCGGACTATGCTGCAAAGCTATCTGGAGCTTCACGCGGAATCCATCGAACAGGATTTGCAAGGCTTCCTGATGGCGCCGACCCTGGACTGGCTGCCCGCTGAACTGCATGCTCCCTGGCGGCGGCAGTGGCTGAACGCCTTTGAACGGGGTACCCGGCAGCGAGTGCCGGCGTTAATCGACGTCAATAATCCGGGTCTGACAGGCGGGGTGCAGAACCAGCCGGATTTCCAGGCCGGGTCGGCGGATCACCGCACTCATTTCGCCAGCGACGTGCCGGCGCTGGTGCGTCAGGCGATGGCGGAATACGGCGAGTTGACCGGACGCCGCTACCAGCCGGTGCAGACCTTTATGTGTGAAGACGCCGAGGACGTCATGGTGGCGCTGGGATCCGTTACCGATGACATCGAAGCCGTGGTGGCGTATCTGCGCCGCCAGGGACAAAAAGTGGGGCTGGTGGCCGTTAAGCTGCTGCAGCCATTCCCGGAAGCGGAAGTGGTGGCGGCCCTGCGGGGCAAGCGGGCCGTGACGGTGCTGGAACGTTCCGATCAGACGGAACTCACCGTCCGGGTGACCCGTGCCCTGTTCCAGGCACGGGAAAATGCCGATGGGGTGCGCCACGCGGGAATTCCCGCTCTCCAGTCCATGCCGACGCTTACCACCGCCATTTTCGGCCTCGGCGGGCACGATTTGCAGCCGCGGCATTTGATTGCCGCCTTCAAAAATATGTCGGACGGGCAGGGTGCGCCTTTGATCTATCTGGGTTCACAGTTCTTCTCCCCGACGCCGTCCCCCTATTTGGATAAACTCCAGGCGCGCCTGAAAGGGGCATATCCTGAAACCGAACGGATGGCGCTTAATACCGGGCCGAACCCGAATTTGTTGCCGGAGGGCGCTTTCCGTATCCGTTTCCACTCGGTGGGGGGCTATGGCACCATCGCCACCGGTAAACTGTTAACCGACATTCTGGCGGGCGCTTTGGACATGCACTCCAAATCGGCGCCGAAATACGGTTCGGAAAAGAGCGGCGCGCCCACCAATTATTACATCACCCTCAGTCCGGAGCCGGTAAAAATCACCAATGCTGAATTGGAAGATGTGGAAATCGTTATTTCGCCGGATCATAAGGTCTTTAGTCATACCAACCCCCTGCGCGGTCTGACGTCCGGGGGCACGTTTATCATGCAATCCAATCTTGCTCCCGAAGAGGTTTGGCGGGAATTGCCGGCTTCGGCCCGCAAGACCCTGCGGGACAAGGCTATCCGTTTTCTGATAATCGATGCGTTTGCCGTCGCAAAAAAACACGCGCCGACGCCGGAACTGGAAACCCGCATGATGGGCATCGCCTTTATCGGCGCGGTGGTGGGGCATGTGGAGCGGGTCTCGGCGGGATCATCCGCCGCCGCCATCCTGGCGAAAATCCGCCAGCAAATCGGCAAGAAGTTCGGCGCGAAGGGCGGCGCGGTGGTTGAAGGCAATATGGCGGTAATCCACGACGGCATTGCAGCTACCCAAAGCGTCGATTACGCCTCGGCAGAATTTGCCGATGCCGACGGCCAACGGCTGTCGGCGAATCCGTATGGGCTGTCGTTGTCCGCCGATGGGGAACACTCGGCACAAACATCGGTGCTGAACGGTCTTTTCGACCATGACTATTATGAAGAAACCGTCGCGCGTCCCTTCCGGGAAGGCACTATCGGCGAAGCGCCGGTATTGCCCGGCGCCGGGCTGTTTATGCCCGCCGGCACCGCGAGCGCGAAGGATAAAGGACTGTTCCGCCGTTCCGTGCCCGAGTTTCACGCCGAGGCATGCACCGGCTGTATGGAGTGTGCGCTGGTTTGTCCGGATGCGGCGATTCCGAATTCGGTACATGATATCCATGAACTGCTGCTGGAGGGTATCCGCCGCCTCGGCCTGGCCGAAAGCCGGCGCGAGGCCATGGCGGCACATCTTTATCCGCTGGCGGATGCGGTGCGGGAAACCTATCGTCAAAGCAAAACGCCGCGGCCTTTTCATGAAGTCGTCGCCGATGCGGCGGCGGGTCTGGTCATCGACGCGGCGGCCCTGCGAACCGACTTTGCCAAACTGGCCGACGTACTGGCGGCCTATCCCGTCGCGCGGACCCGTCCGTTCTTTGATGCGGCGGAAAAAAACGGTACCGGCGGCGGCCTGTATGCCGCCGTTATCGATCCGTGGAAATGCACCGGTTGCCTTGAATGCATCAGCGTCTGCGGGCCCGGCGCGCTGAGTGAGCGTTCCCAGGATGCGCCGTTGCAGCAGACTCTGCAGGCCCGTTTCGAATTTATGACCACGCTGCCGAAAACGCCGGCGCGTTTTTATGCCGACGCGCTCAAGCCCGATGGCGACATCAAGCGGCTGCTGCTTGATCCCGGTAATTATTACGCCACCACCGGCGGCCACGGCGGGTGCCGCGGCTGCGGCGAGGTAACGGCCATCCGTTTGGTGGTATCCGCCAACCATGCCGTCACCCATAAGCGTCAGCAGGATCACCGGCGGGAGCTGGAAGACCTTATTTCCCGTCTGAACGAAAAACGGAGCGCGCTGCCCGCTATCGAAGAAATCCGGCGCGAGCGCCTGGACGGTCTTATCGGCACGCTGGAAAAAAGGCTGTATCTCTACGAAGGCGGCCCCGGCGGCAATGGCCCGGCGGGGGCCGGTATCGCCAATTCCACCGGCCTGCGCAGCGGTTACGCCTCGACCTTCCCGTACACCTGCTATAACGATCCTTGGGTCAACAGCCTGTTCCAGGATGCCCAGCCCCTGGCCAAAGGGATGTTCGAAGGGCTTGCCGCGCAGTCGGTGAACGATATCCGCGCGCTGCGCCTGGCCCGTCTTGAACTGGCGGATCAATACCTGCCGGAGCAGCACGATGCGGCGCTCCGCTACCTGGACTGGACCGGCTTCACCGCTGACGAACTGGCCCTGCTGCCGACGGTCATGACCATCGGCGGAGACGGCGCCACCTACGATATCGGTTTTGGCGCGCTATCGCGCATTTTAACCAGCGGCACGCCGCTCAAGGTAGTAGTGCTCAATACCGGCGTATATTCCAATACCGGCGGCCAGGCCTCCACGTCCAGCTTTATCGGCCAGGACGCCGACCTGGCCCGTATCGGCAAGGCCCAGGGCGGCAAGCATGAAGCGCGCAAGGAACTGGGATTGATTGCCTCCTTCCATCCGGATGTGTTTGTCTGTTCCAGCACCACCGCGCTGCCGGGGCACTTCCTCAAAAATACGCTGGAGTTCCTCCGCTATAGCGGGGGACCGGCGGTGATGGATATCTATACCCCTTGCCAGAGCGAACACGGCATTACCGACGCCGCCGCCGCCCGGCATGGCCGGCTGGCGGTGGAAAGCCGGATGAACCCGGTGTTTGTGCACGATACGCGCCGCGGCGCTTCACTGCACGAGTGGTTCTCCCTGGAGGGTAATCCCGATACGGACAAGGATTGGGCCGGCACCACCCTGGAATACCTTGATGAAAACGGCGGATTGCAACTGCTCAACATGGCGCTGACGCCGGCGGTCTTCGCCCTGGGGGAAAACCGCTTCAGGAAGCAATTCCATGCTATCGATAATACCGATGGCCGGTCTACGGTGGCGGTGGAGGACTATATCGATCTACCGCCGGATGAACGGGCGCAAAGCATTGCCTTTGTCTATTCCGTTGACGCCAATCGGCATCTGATCAAGCTGGGTGTCTCGCCGTCCCTCATCGAACTGGTGGAAGAGCGGCGTAAGTACTGGCGGATGCTGCAATATCTTGCCGGCCAGCATGCCGGGAAAATGGCGGCTGAACATGATGCCGCCATCAGTGCGCTACAGTCGCAATATGAGGCTTCCCTGCGGCAACAGGACACGGCCATGGACGTCATTGCCCGCGCCATGTCCCGGCTGGCGACATCCAGCAAGGCGCCGGCGGCGGGCGCCGGTACCATTCCCATCAGTATGGTGGACGATGCTTCATCCCCCGGCGCGTCTCCCGCGGCCGCGGCCGGCGGCGAAGTGCCGGTAACGCTCTCCCCGGAAGATCAGGAGAAATGCACCAATTGCAAAACCTGCTATCAGGATTTGCCCGAGATCTTCGAAAGAACCCTGGTGGCTTTCAACGGTGAAAGCCGGGAAGTCGCCCATATGATCCCCGGCGTGCTGGAACGCATAACCATCACGCCGGAGCTGAAACGCCGTATTGAACGGGTGGCGGCCAACTGCGATGCGGAGATCATACAATGA
- a CDS encoding sulfide/dihydroorotate dehydrogenase-like FAD/NAD-binding protein, which produces MSSENTISSTQEGSPQSVLHRYLKAGSALENTRAQLEALEQTEPVETYHRQMELLGRRLQNDPRVFRDMFIADGTEAVAWEFRQEELGAEFTHVLWELLLRDDDASKVLMRFIWDVPLKLKRKFIRALDRHLSQRYPVFLGLSDNWPAENAIPPYIRDPQLRARDFELVNQGYLGYMNVGYSAREVELLVWLEALRDKQCEEKPCEVGLAEPGRPEPKGGCPVKIHIPQMLSLLGTGRFRQAMELIQSCNPLPNVTGRVCPQELQCQGVCTHQKRPIEIGQLEWYLPQRDKLFAGGGEDSLPPSDPWLQAVKPPIAVVGSGPAGLINAYLLAAEGFPVTVFEAFHALGGVLRYGIPEFRLPNELINDVVDKITLLGGRFVTNFVVGKTATLEDLKNAGFWKIFVGTGAGLPRFMNVPGEHLLNVMSANEFLTRVNLMQGAREGYETPLPEIRGKRVMVIGGGNTAMDAARTALRLGGDVTIVYRRTESEMPARVEELRHAQEEGIVLKVLRAPCEFIGDDKTHFVRQAMLDVMALGDPDASGRRSPAATGEKEPMAVDLVIMALGNSPNPIIKDAEPDLHTTRWGTVELGRGSQQTSLDGVYSGGDASRGGSTAINAAGDGQAAAREILGDMNLSAGDIRSRVSLAGSYSKLGAAPKTILEKIELAEGIVEFIVHAPHIARAARAGQFVRVLPWANGELIPLTLADWDAEKGTLCLVVQGLGSSSMAINRMQVGDAFAGIAGPLGRPSVLHAYGTGETVVFPAGGVGLPPVYPIMREHLRAGNHVTLIAGFRNDSLLFWTRGDERIGKLQQRYPGLLDVIYTSNDGSYGVKGFVTGPLEELLKANRQGSGREIAEVVTIGPPLMMRAVCDLTRTYGVKTVASLNSIMVDATGMCGACMVPVNIDGRLVRKHACIDGPEIDGHLIDWDKFLPRFNQFSAQELASKRRHGFA; this is translated from the coding sequence ATGAGCAGCGAAAACACGATTTCATCAACGCAGGAAGGTTCGCCGCAGAGCGTATTGCACCGCTATCTCAAGGCCGGCAGCGCGCTGGAAAATACGCGCGCACAGCTGGAGGCGCTGGAACAGACGGAGCCGGTGGAGACCTACCACCGGCAAATGGAGCTCCTGGGCCGACGGCTGCAAAACGATCCGCGGGTTTTTCGCGACATGTTCATCGCCGACGGGACCGAGGCGGTGGCCTGGGAGTTCCGGCAGGAGGAACTGGGCGCTGAATTTACCCATGTCTTATGGGAACTGCTATTGCGGGACGATGACGCCAGCAAGGTGCTGATGCGTTTTATCTGGGATGTTCCCCTGAAGCTCAAACGTAAATTCATTCGCGCCCTTGACCGGCATCTGTCGCAGAGATATCCGGTGTTCCTGGGATTGTCGGATAACTGGCCGGCGGAAAACGCCATTCCGCCCTATATTCGTGACCCGCAGCTGCGCGCGCGGGATTTTGAACTGGTGAATCAGGGTTACCTCGGGTATATGAATGTGGGCTACAGCGCACGGGAAGTGGAACTGCTGGTCTGGCTCGAAGCGCTGCGCGACAAGCAGTGCGAGGAAAAACCCTGTGAAGTCGGTCTCGCGGAGCCCGGCCGGCCGGAGCCCAAAGGCGGATGCCCGGTAAAAATCCATATTCCGCAAATGCTCAGCCTGCTGGGTACCGGCCGCTTTCGCCAGGCCATGGAGTTGATACAAAGCTGCAATCCCCTGCCCAACGTCACGGGACGGGTCTGCCCGCAGGAGTTGCAGTGCCAGGGGGTATGCACCCACCAAAAGCGGCCGATTGAAATCGGCCAGCTTGAATGGTATCTGCCCCAGCGGGATAAGCTGTTCGCCGGCGGCGGCGAGGATTCCCTCCCGCCTTCCGATCCCTGGCTGCAGGCGGTGAAGCCCCCTATCGCGGTGGTGGGTTCCGGGCCCGCCGGACTGATAAATGCCTATCTGCTGGCGGCGGAGGGATTTCCGGTGACGGTGTTCGAAGCGTTCCACGCCCTGGGCGGGGTGTTGCGGTATGGCATTCCGGAGTTCCGGCTGCCCAATGAACTGATTAACGATGTGGTGGACAAGATAACGCTGCTGGGGGGCAGATTTGTCACCAATTTTGTGGTGGGTAAAACCGCCACCCTCGAAGATCTGAAGAACGCCGGATTCTGGAAGATTTTCGTCGGCACCGGCGCCGGGCTGCCGCGCTTTATGAACGTGCCCGGCGAGCATCTGCTTAACGTGATGTCGGCCAACGAGTTTCTCACCCGCGTCAACCTGATGCAGGGGGCCCGTGAAGGCTATGAAACGCCGCTGCCGGAAATACGCGGCAAGCGGGTGATGGTTATCGGCGGCGGCAATACCGCTATGGATGCGGCCCGTACCGCTCTGCGCCTGGGGGGCGACGTTACCATCGTCTATCGCCGCACCGAGAGTGAAATGCCGGCGCGGGTGGAAGAGCTGCGGCATGCGCAGGAGGAGGGCATTGTGCTCAAGGTCCTGCGCGCTCCCTGCGAGTTTATCGGCGACGATAAGACCCATTTCGTCCGGCAGGCCATGCTCGATGTCATGGCCCTGGGGGATCCGGATGCCTCCGGCCGCCGCAGCCCGGCGGCCACCGGTGAGAAAGAGCCTATGGCGGTGGATCTGGTGATTATGGCCCTGGGCAACTCCCCCAATCCCATTATCAAAGACGCGGAGCCGGATCTGCATACCACCCGCTGGGGCACCGTCGAGCTTGGCCGGGGCTCGCAGCAAACCTCCCTCGACGGCGTATATTCCGGGGGCGATGCGTCGCGGGGAGGTTCCACCGCCATCAATGCCGCCGGCGACGGCCAGGCGGCGGCCCGTGAAATTCTCGGCGACATGAACCTGTCCGCCGGGGATATCCGGTCCAGGGTAAGCCTGGCCGGGAGCTACTCCAAGCTGGGCGCCGCCCCGAAAACCATTCTGGAGAAAATTGAACTGGCGGAGGGTATCGTCGAGTTTATCGTCCATGCGCCGCATATCGCCCGCGCCGCCCGCGCCGGACAATTTGTCCGCGTACTGCCGTGGGCCAACGGCGAACTGATCCCCCTGACCCTGGCCGACTGGGATGCGGAGAAAGGCACCCTCTGCCTGGTGGTGCAGGGGCTGGGCAGCAGCAGTATGGCGATTAACCGGATGCAGGTAGGGGATGCCTTCGCCGGCATCGCCGGTCCTCTTGGCCGGCCCAGCGTCCTGCACGCCTATGGGACCGGCGAAACCGTGGTGTTCCCCGCCGGCGGCGTCGGCCTGCCGCCGGTCTATCCCATTATGCGGGAGCATTTACGCGCCGGTAACCATGTCACGCTTATTGCCGGTTTCCGCAATGATTCCCTGCTGTTCTGGACCCGCGGCGACGAACGCATCGGCAAGCTGCAGCAGCGTTATCCGGGATTGCTGGACGTCATCTATACCAGTAACGACGGCAGTTACGGCGTCAAAGGCTTCGTCACCGGCCCCTTGGAAGAGCTGCTTAAAGCCAATCGGCAAGGGAGCGGCAGGGAAATAGCCGAAGTCGTCACCATCGGCCCGCCGCTGATGATGCGTGCTGTGTGCGACTTGACGCGCACGTACGGCGTCAAGACCGTTGCCAGTCTGAACTCCATCATGGTGGATGCCACCGGCATGTGCGGCGCCTGTATGGTGCCGGTAAACATCGACGGCCGGCTGGTGCGCAAACACGCCTGTATCGATGGCCCGGAAATCGACGGACATCTTATCGACTGGGACAAGTTCCTGCCGCGTTTTAATCAATTCAGCGCGCAGGAGCTGGCCAGCAAACGGCGGCACGGCTTCGCGTAA
- a CDS encoding NAD-dependent succinate-semialdehyde dehydrogenase codes for MAYATKNPFTGQVVKTFPDATDEEVLTAIEHAHKAFLSWKDQSFQARSKIMQRAADILRDNSERYAKILTLEMGKILSEAKAEVELSAQIFEFYANNAETLLEPEKLTVAKPEEAESVVYHEPLGVLLAIEPWNFPYYQIARIIAPQLSAGNTLLLKHASNVPQAAAIFEQLMHEAGLPDGAFTNLYATRSQIELILNHPHVQGVALTGSEGAGALVAQQAAKALKKSTLELGGADAFIVLADADMEPTVKWAVFGRHWNGGQVCVSSKRMIVVDDVYDDFLTRYTQGVAALRAGDPLLETTTLAPLSSQEAADEVKQKIRLAVEHGATATEVGPKVPAQGAFVQPTILTNVAEDNPAYSMEYFGPVSMIFRAEDEDDALRIANDSPFGLGGSIFTADAKHGAELARKFSTGMVYINHPTRVKADLPFGGVRRSGYGRELIGLGIKEFVNHKLVSVVDINAEF; via the coding sequence ATGGCTTATGCAACCAAGAATCCTTTTACCGGCCAGGTAGTGAAAACCTTTCCCGACGCAACCGATGAAGAAGTGTTGACTGCTATAGAGCATGCGCACAAAGCTTTTCTCTCCTGGAAAGACCAGTCTTTCCAGGCGCGTAGTAAAATCATGCAGCGCGCCGCGGATATTCTGCGCGACAACAGCGAGCGTTACGCCAAAATCTTGACCCTGGAAATGGGGAAGATACTGTCCGAGGCGAAAGCCGAAGTGGAACTGTCGGCGCAAATTTTCGAGTTTTACGCCAACAATGCCGAAACCCTGCTGGAACCGGAAAAACTCACCGTAGCGAAACCCGAAGAAGCGGAATCGGTGGTTTATCATGAGCCGCTGGGCGTGCTGCTGGCCATCGAACCCTGGAATTTCCCCTATTACCAGATAGCCCGTATCATTGCGCCGCAGCTTTCAGCCGGGAATACCCTGCTGTTGAAGCATGCCTCCAACGTCCCCCAGGCGGCGGCTATTTTTGAGCAGCTTATGCATGAAGCGGGATTGCCGGACGGCGCGTTTACCAATCTGTATGCCACCCGCTCGCAGATCGAGCTTATCCTTAACCATCCCCATGTCCAGGGCGTGGCGCTGACGGGCTCGGAAGGCGCCGGCGCGCTGGTGGCCCAGCAGGCGGCGAAGGCACTGAAAAAATCCACTCTTGAACTGGGCGGGGCGGATGCCTTTATTGTCCTGGCGGATGCCGACATGGAGCCTACGGTGAAATGGGCGGTCTTCGGACGGCATTGGAACGGCGGCCAGGTGTGTGTTTCATCTAAACGCATGATCGTGGTTGACGACGTCTATGATGACTTCCTGACCCGCTATACCCAAGGCGTGGCGGCGCTGCGCGCCGGCGATCCCTTGCTGGAAACCACCACCCTGGCGCCCTTGTCGTCGCAGGAAGCCGCCGATGAGGTGAAACAAAAAATCCGGCTGGCGGTGGAACATGGCGCTACCGCCACGGAAGTCGGCCCGAAGGTCCCTGCGCAGGGCGCGTTTGTTCAGCCCACCATCCTGACCAACGTGGCGGAGGATAACCCGGCCTATTCCATGGAATATTTCGGCCCGGTCTCCATGATCTTCCGTGCCGAAGACGAGGACGATGCCCTGCGCATTGCCAATGATTCCCCCTTCGGCCTGGGCGGCTCGATATTTACCGCTGATGCCAAGCATGGGGCGGAATTGGCGCGGAAATTCTCCACCGGCATGGTTTATATCAACCATCCCACCCGGGTGAAAGCGGACCTGCCGTTCGGCGGCGTTCGGCGCTCCGGCTATGGACGCGAGCTTATCGGGCTCGGCATCAAGGAGTTCGTTAACCACAAGCTGGTGTCGGTGGTGGATATCAACGCCGAGTTTTAA
- a CDS encoding 3-oxoacyl-ACP reductase family protein, translated as MNVFSLEGRRALVTGGSRGIGAEIVALFAEQGASVGYCQYGDDDNALALAENMARRGLPVVHTRCDVADEDQVAAMGRWAGETLGEVDILVNCAGIGGDLLFHELSVAAFDRMIAVHMRGTFLVTRTFFQGMIDRRWGRVINFSSQLAFKGAPGQAHYCAAKGAIVGFTRALSYEGAPHGVTVNAIAPGPVETDMLMGLSDAWRAMKQAQLPIGRFGFPREIAPTALLLASEAGSYYVGQNLSPNGGDVMI; from the coding sequence ATGAATGTCTTTAGTCTTGAAGGACGCCGTGCGCTGGTGACCGGCGGCAGCCGCGGCATCGGAGCCGAGATCGTCGCGCTTTTCGCCGAACAGGGCGCCAGCGTGGGGTATTGCCAGTACGGCGACGACGACAATGCCCTCGCCCTGGCGGAAAATATGGCGCGGCGCGGCCTGCCGGTAGTCCACACCCGTTGCGACGTCGCCGACGAAGACCAGGTCGCGGCCATGGGCCGCTGGGCCGGCGAAACGCTGGGGGAGGTGGATATTCTGGTCAACTGCGCCGGCATCGGCGGTGATTTGCTGTTCCATGAGCTTAGCGTCGCGGCTTTCGACCGCATGATTGCCGTTCACATGCGCGGGACCTTCCTGGTGACCCGCACGTTTTTCCAGGGCATGATCGACCGGCGCTGGGGCCGGGTGATTAATTTTTCCTCGCAGCTGGCGTTTAAAGGCGCTCCCGGCCAGGCCCACTATTGCGCGGCCAAGGGCGCGATAGTGGGTTTCACCAGGGCCTTATCCTATGAAGGCGCGCCCCATGGCGTCACGGTGAACGCCATCGCGCCCGGGCCGGTGGAAACCGATATGCTGATGGGATTGTCCGACGCATGGCGCGCCATGAAACAGGCGCAGCTTCCCATCGGCCGTTTCGGTTTTCCCCGGGAAATCGCGCCCACCGCCCTACTGCTGGCTTCCGAAGCCGGTTCCTATTATGTGGGGCAAAACCTCTCCCCCAACGGCGGCGATGTGATGATCTGA
- a CDS encoding NAD-dependent epimerase/dehydratase family protein yields the protein MTDESILITGANGLIGRHLLKRLVREGRRAIGIDLAARDAPDRVLACDITDIHRLYGLARQYSLTDIIHCGAISGPMVMLDNPYGIIRANVDGTANIMEMARVMGLRRLVFCSSTSAYGPTDDTGAGITERAPLRPGSVYGASKVACEQLLAAYRRQHGQDNVAIRLSWVYGPGRTTDCVIRSLITSVLRRQAVEWPWGANFHRQYIYVDDAASALLAALDAPRCPDGVYTATGGSYLTLAEVAETVQQVLGQGQIRFADGPDPLDDVQHRFDISAIADGLGFVPHYSLSQGIRAYADWLAPLISQEIHP from the coding sequence ATGACTGACGAATCCATCCTGATCACCGGTGCCAACGGTCTGATTGGCCGGCATCTGCTCAAACGCCTGGTACGGGAAGGCCGGCGGGCAATCGGTATCGATCTGGCCGCCCGTGACGCCCCGGATCGGGTGTTGGCCTGCGATATTACCGATATCCATCGCCTTTACGGCCTGGCCCGGCAATATTCGCTGACCGATATTATCCATTGCGGCGCCATCTCGGGTCCGATGGTAATGCTGGACAACCCTTACGGCATTATCCGCGCCAATGTCGACGGCACCGCCAATATCATGGAAATGGCCCGCGTCATGGGCCTGCGCCGCCTGGTGTTCTGTTCCTCCACCAGCGCCTATGGCCCCACCGACGATACCGGCGCGGGGATCACCGAACGGGCGCCGCTGCGCCCCGGCAGCGTCTACGGCGCCAGCAAGGTGGCCTGCGAGCAGCTATTGGCCGCCTACCGCCGTCAGCACGGCCAGGACAATGTCGCCATCCGACTGTCCTGGGTCTATGGCCCCGGCCGTACCACCGATTGCGTTATCCGCTCCCTGATTACCTCCGTATTGCGGCGCCAGGCGGTGGAGTGGCCGTGGGGCGCCAATTTCCACCGCCAGTATATTTATGTGGACGACGCGGCTTCGGCGCTGCTGGCGGCGCTGGATGCCCCCCGCTGCCCCGACGGGGTTTATACCGCTACCGGAGGCAGCTACCTGACCCTGGCCGAGGTGGCGGAAACCGTACAGCAGGTGTTGGGACAGGGGCAGATCCGGTTCGCCGACGGACCCGACCCCCTGGATGATGTCCAGCACCGTTTTGATATTTCCGCCATCGCCGACGGGCTGGGATTCGTTCCCCATTATTCATTGTCACAGGGCATCCGTGCCTATGCCGATTGGCTGGCACCGCTGATATCACAGGAGATACACCCATGA